One window of the Xenopus tropicalis strain Nigerian chromosome 10, UCB_Xtro_10.0, whole genome shotgun sequence genome contains the following:
- the fads6 gene encoding fatty acid desaturase 6, with protein MDEEVEKITCKDVSEKGEDGAVDDPSLRKRTAIVHRSISSDPTPQAGIAEDNQEPGDVGSPPETKEGDDGGQLLELSRLIWEEWKKSSWWDKHGADWAIIGLAMCSVPAGFLCLGSGSLFLFVLGILILGLANSAITVKGSHLASHRSLCQSSQLGRIWATFFIEVCSWIPVPCGEKGHVKQHHGHTNVIGLGDSSVWKAPFLSCAVYMFLAPLALPVVTLFVGLRYMSQMAVPRALCSLACISVGLWGHCWLLAQISGLGAGSAIVCVFLSRSVMAIPFIHVNIFQHIGLPMFSPTQRPRRLILMAHSVLNLPRNLILDWTFGHSLISCHVEHHLFPMLSDHMCLKVKPTVSGFLRTHNLPYQEDTYLSRLQLFLRDYNELMVQTPPITQLAELR; from the exons ATGGATGAGGAGGTGGAGAAGATCACCTGTAAGGATGTAAGTGAAAAAGGGGAGGATGGAGCAGTAGATGATCCATCCCTTAGGAAAAGGACGGCCATAGTTCACAGGTCGATTAGTAGCGACCCAACCCCGCAGGCTGGCATCGCAGAGGACAATCAGGAGCCTGGTGATGTTGGGTCACCTCCAGAAACCAAGGAAGGAGATGATGGTGGGCAACTGCTGGAATTGTCGCGGCTCATTTGGGAAGAATGGAAAAAGAGCAGCTGGTGGGACAAACATGGGGCAGACTGGGCCATAATTGGGCTGGCGATGTGCAGCGTACCTGCGG GTTTCCTATGTCTGGGGTCCGGCAGCCTCTTCCTCTTTGTGTTGGGCATCCTCATCCTAGGACTGGCCAATTCAGCCATCACTGTGAAGGGCAGTCACCTGGCAAGTCACCGCTCATTGTGCCAGTCATCCCAACTGGGAAGGATTTGGGCCACTTTCTTTATTGAG GTGTGCAGCTGGATCCCGGTTCCGTGCGGAGAGAAGGGCCACGTCAAGCAACATCATGGCCACACCAATGTCATTGGCCTGGGGGACTCGAGCGTATGGAAGGCTCCGTTCCTAAGCTGCGCTGTGTACATGTTCCTGGCCCCACTGGCACTGCCAGTCGTTACCCTGTTTGTGGGACTCA GATACATGTCGCAGATGGCAGTGCCCCGAGCCCTGTGCAGCCTGGCCTGCATCTCCGTGGGCCTGTGGGGCCATTGCTGGTTACTTGCTCAGATCTCTGGGTTGGGCGCAGGATCGGCCATTGTGTGCGTGTTCCTCTCACGGTCCGTGATGGCCATTCCTTTCATACATGTTAATATATTTCAG CACATAGGGCTCCCCATGTTCTCCCCAACTCAACGCCCTCGGCGCCTCATACTCATGGCCCACTCCGTGCTGAATTTGCCTCGGAACCTGATCCTGGACTGGACATTTGGCCACTCGCTCATCAGCTGCCACGTGGAGCACCACCTCTTCCCAATGCTGTCGGACCACATGTGCCTGAAG GTGAAACCCACGGTGTCCGGGTTTCTGCGCACTCACAATCTGCCATACCAGGAGGATACGTACCTGTCCCGGCTACAGCTCTTTCTGAGGGACTACAATGAACTGATGGTCCAGACTCCTCCCATCACCCAGCTGGCAGAACTTCGATAA
- the ush1g gene encoding Usher syndrome type-1G protein isoform X1 yields the protein MDGRYHRAARDGFLDLLKEATRRDLNSPDEDGMTPTLWAAYHGHLGALRVIVSRGGDPDKCDIWGNTPLHVAAANGHLNCLSFLVSFGANIWCLDNDYHTPLDMAASKGHMECVRYLDSIAAKQTGLNPKLVSKLKERAFREAEKRIRDCAKLQRKHHERMERRYRRDMSDRSDTMSFSSYSSSVSQRYPSATMFPTMPYSHAAGTTKGKTKIQKKLEKRKQTDGMFKIYEDGRKSVRSLSGLQLGNDVMFVKQGTYASPRERGRQHLRDMFLPEEDSLSRAISDPGLHGGDSAHSEVSTDSGHDSLFTRPGLGTMVFRRNYLSSGLFGMGRDEGNGLQPGLGEEVKLRSRLKRSPSLDDSIGSAGSLAVRNEQELPWEEEDLRLDDDEEPDTSPLESFLASLQMGDLVTVLQDEKIDLAALTLCSDHDLKSIGIPLGPRKKILDGIQRRRQAIDRPSTMGDTEL from the exons ATGGACGGGCGCTATCACCGGGCCGCCAGGGACGGCTTCCTGGACCTGCTGAAAGAGGCCACCCGGAGAGACCTGAACTCGCCAGACGAGGATGGAATGACCCCGACTCTATGGGCGGCGTATCATGGGCACCTGGGGGCGCTGCGGGTCATTGTCAGCCGGGG GGGTGATCCAGATAAATGTGACATTTGGGGAAATACCCCCCTGCACGTGGCCGCTGCCAATGGGCATCTGAACTGCCTTTCCTTCCTGGTGTCCTTTGGAGCCAACATCTGGTGTTTGGACAATGACTACCACACCCCGCTGGACATGGCAGCTTCCAAGGGCCACATGGAGTGCGTTCGCTATTTGGACTCTATCGCGGCCAAGCAAACCGGCCTCAACCCCAAACTGGTGAGTAAGTTAAAGGAACGGGCCTTCCGCGAGGCGGAGAAGAGGATCCGCGATTGCGCTAAGCTGCAGCGCAAACACCACGAACGCATGGAGCGGAGATATCGAAGGGACATGTCTGACCGTTCCGACACCATGAGCTTCTCCAGCTACTCAAG CTCGGTGAGCCAGCGTTACCCCAGTGCCACAATGTTTCCCACCATGCCATATTCCCATGCTGCAGGCACCACCAAAGGCAAGACCAAGATACAGAAGAAACTGGAGAAGAGGAAACAGACAGATGGAATGTTCAAGATCTACGAAGATGGCAGGAAGAGCGTACGGTCGCTCTCGGGGCTGCAGCTCGGTAATGATGTCATGTTTGTCAAGCAGGGTACCTATGCCAGCCCCCGGGAGCGAGGGCGCCAACACCTCCGGGACATGTTCTTGCCAGAGGAAGACTCCCTCTCCCGAGCCATCAGTGATCCTGGACTTCATGGGGGGGATTCTGCTCATTCGGAGGTCAGTACAGACTCTGGCCACGATTCTCTGTTTACCCGACCGGGTCTCGGCACCATGGTGTTCAGAAGGAACTATTTGAGCAGCGGCTTGTTTGGGATGGGGAGAGACGAGGGCAATGGACTTCAGCCTGGGCTGGGCGAGGAAGTGAAGTTGCGCAGTCGGTTAAAGCGATCCCCCAGCTTGGATGACAGTATTGGCAGTGCGGGGAGTCTAGCGGTGAGAAATGAACAGGAGCTGCCCTGGGAGGAGGAAGACTTAAGGCTGGATGATGATGAAGAACCAGACACCAGCCCGTTGGAGTCTTTCCTGGCCTCCCTTCAGATGGGCGACCTGGTTACTGTATTACAGGATGAGAAGATTGATCTGGCGGCCCTTACTCTGTGCTCTGACCATGACCTCAAGAGCATCGGCATCCCTCTGGGGCCCCGCAAGAAGATCCTGGATGGCATCCAGAGAAGGAGGCAGGCAATCGATAGGCCCTCTACCATGGGAGACACTGAGCT ATAA
- the ush1g gene encoding Usher syndrome type-1G protein isoform X2: MDGRYHRAARDGFLDLLKEATRRDLNSPDEDGMTPTLWAAYHGHLGALRVIVSRGGDPDKCDIWGNTPLHVAAANGHLNCLSFLVSFGANIWCLDNDYHTPLDMAASKGHMECVRYLDSIAAKQTGLNPKLVSKLKERAFREAEKRIRDCAKLQRKHHERMERRYRRDMSDRSDTMSFSSYSSSVSQRYPSATMFPTMPYSHAAGTTKGKTKIQKKLEKRKQTDGMFKIYEDGRKSVRSLSGLQLGNDVMFVKQGTYASPRERGRQHLRDMFLPEEDSLSRAISDPGLHGGDSAHSEVSTDSGHDSLFTRPGLGTMVFRRNYLSSGLFGMGRDEGNGLQPGLGEEVKLRSRLKRSPSLDDSIGSAGSLAVRNEQELPWEEEDLRLDDDEEPDTSPLESFLASLQMGDLVTVLQDEKIDLAALTLCSDHDLKSIGIPLGPRKKILDGIQRRRQAIDRPSTMGDTEL; encoded by the exons ATGGACGGGCGCTATCACCGGGCCGCCAGGGACGGCTTCCTGGACCTGCTGAAAGAGGCCACCCGGAGAGACCTGAACTCGCCAGACGAGGATGGAATGACCCCGACTCTATGGGCGGCGTATCATGGGCACCTGGGGGCGCTGCGGGTCATTGTCAGCCGGGG GGGTGATCCAGATAAATGTGACATTTGGGGAAATACCCCCCTGCACGTGGCCGCTGCCAATGGGCATCTGAACTGCCTTTCCTTCCTGGTGTCCTTTGGAGCCAACATCTGGTGTTTGGACAATGACTACCACACCCCGCTGGACATGGCAGCTTCCAAGGGCCACATGGAGTGCGTTCGCTATTTGGACTCTATCGCGGCCAAGCAAACCGGCCTCAACCCCAAACTGGTGAGTAAGTTAAAGGAACGGGCCTTCCGCGAGGCGGAGAAGAGGATCCGCGATTGCGCTAAGCTGCAGCGCAAACACCACGAACGCATGGAGCGGAGATATCGAAGGGACATGTCTGACCGTTCCGACACCATGAGCTTCTCCAGCTACTCAAG CTCGGTGAGCCAGCGTTACCCCAGTGCCACAATGTTTCCCACCATGCCATATTCCCATGCTGCAGGCACCACCAAAGGCAAGACCAAGATACAGAAGAAACTGGAGAAGAGGAAACAGACAGATGGAATGTTCAAGATCTACGAAGATGGCAGGAAGAGCGTACGGTCGCTCTCGGGGCTGCAGCTCGGTAATGATGTCATGTTTGTCAAGCAGGGTACCTATGCCAGCCCCCGGGAGCGAGGGCGCCAACACCTCCGGGACATGTTCTTGCCAGAGGAAGACTCCCTCTCCCGAGCCATCAGTGATCCTGGACTTCATGGGGGGGATTCTGCTCATTCGGAGGTCAGTACAGACTCTGGCCACGATTCTCTGTTTACCCGACCGGGTCTCGGCACCATGGTGTTCAGAAGGAACTATTTGAGCAGCGGCTTGTTTGGGATGGGGAGAGACGAGGGCAATGGACTTCAGCCTGGGCTGGGCGAGGAAGTGAAGTTGCGCAGTCGGTTAAAGCGATCCCCCAGCTTGGATGACAGTATTGGCAGTGCGGGGAGTCTAGCGGTGAGAAATGAACAGGAGCTGCCCTGGGAGGAGGAAGACTTAAGGCTGGATGATGATGAAGAACCAGACACCAGCCCGTTGGAGTCTTTCCTGGCCTCCCTTCAGATGGGCGACCTGGTTACTGTATTACAGGATGAGAAGATTGATCTGGCGGCCCTTACTCTGTGCTCTGACCATGACCTCAAGAGCATCGGCATCCCTCTGGGGCCCCGCAAGAAGATCCTGGATGGCATCCAGAGAAGGAGGCAGGCAATCGATAGGCCCTCTACCATGGGAGACACTGAGCTGTGA